In Deltaproteobacteria bacterium, the sequence CGCCACGGGCGGGTATATGAAGTAGGTCTCTTACTGAAATATAACCTCCAATCAGGGAGGCCCTTTGCCGATGCGGAGTTGGGGCCCAAGCTCCTGGGCAAGGGGAAGCTGCACTACTTCCCAGAAAACATCAAAGGGGTTGGTGCTGTTAAAGAAATCTTTGAGCGCTTTGCCAAAAAGAGGGGTTTATGAAGGGTGACCGATACGCATACTTTCCCGGTTGTTCCCAAAAGGGCACGGCAGTGGAGTATGGGATCTCCTCACGCAAAGTGGCCGAGGCCCTGGGAGTCGAACTGGTCGAAATAGAAGACTGGAGTTGTTGTGGCGCTACACCCGCTCACACAGTGGACCGCCTCCTCTCTGGAGCGCTCGCCGCTAGAAACCTTGCCACCGCCGAGAAGATGGGTCTAGCTACCCTTGTCACCCCTTGCCCTGCCTGTCTGGTGGCCTCTAAAAACGCACTGGAATTAGCGCAGGACGATGAATCGCTGAAGGAGTTGAATGAACTCTTAGACCTTCCTTTTAAGGCAGAAATCCAGGCCAAGTCCCTCTTGCAAATTATCTTTGAAGAGGTGGGAGTGGATGCGTTGGCACAAAAGGTTAAAAAACCACTCAAGGGCATGAGGTTAGCCCCGTACTATGGATGCCTCCTCACCAGGCCCCCCGAGCGGGCTCAGTTCGATGATCCAGAGAACCCCATCTCCATAGATCGAATTTTGGAAGCCTTGGGTGCTGAGGTTCCAGACTTTCCGTTTAAAACAGAATGCTGCGGGGCCGCTTTTGGTCTTCCCAAGCGAGACATGGTCTTAACCCTCAGCGGCAAGATCTTAGACATGGCACAGCAGATTGGGGCCGATGGCATTGTGCTCGCCTGCAGCCTTTGTCAGCAAAACCTGGACCTGCGTCAGGGCCAGATCAACTCCCATCTAGGGACCAATTTTGAGATCCCTATCTTTTACATTACCCAGATGATCGGTCTGGCTTTCGGGTTTTCCTCAAAGGAGATGGGTTTGGA encodes:
- a CDS encoding CoB--CoM heterodisulfide reductase iron-sulfur subunit B family protein is translated as MKGDRYAYFPGCSQKGTAVEYGISSRKVAEALGVELVEIEDWSCCGATPAHTVDRLLSGALAARNLATAEKMGLATLVTPCPACLVASKNALELAQDDESLKELNELLDLPFKAEIQAKSLLQIIFEEVGVDALAQKVKKPLKGMRLAPYYGCLLTRPPERAQFDDPENPISIDRILEALGAEVPDFPFKTECCGAAFGLPKRDMVLTLSGKILDMAQQIGADGIVLACSLCQQNLDLRQGQINSHLGTNFEIPIFYITQMIGLAFGFSSKEMGLDRHAVHPDKLLKKWEEKLKE